One genomic segment of Gasterosteus aculeatus chromosome 6, fGasAcu3.hap1.1, whole genome shotgun sequence includes these proteins:
- the ddx43 gene encoding putative ATP-dependent RNA helicase DDX43: protein MSDWEEEEEEGGSVAAPKPAPTEWKAPRDDGVRNGTGSGHSRGWRADRDGAEYRSRGGGGGPFPRGAQRGGAQRRAVGDEKSDSFLPVTFTVDKALVGRIIGRGGAKIRELEERSGARIKINSGDYEGEVVLFGSSAAQQKATELIRDLVADGSSRSRNDYGGGTGGGGYMGGGGDGGAGDPSVWSAAALEAAATAPAPPSIDWNDIRENKDKYEELKWKDCPPLKKNFYTEAASVSVLTAEEVREWRKENHDIFVDDLKEEGEKRPVPSPCRTFLEAFEFYPEIMESIEHVGFVKPTPIQSQAWPVALSGEDLIAIAQTGTGKTLAYLLPGFIHMDGQPVPRARRGGPGMLVLTPTRELALQIETECSKYRYKGYKSVCIYGGGDRRAQIGLVKAGVDIVIATPGRLNDLQMNELINLQSITYLVLDEADRMLDMGFEPQIMKILLDIRPDRQTVMTSATWPTGVRRLAKSYLKSPMMVYVGTLDLAAVNTVQQTVLIVHEEDKKSYVFDFIRNMLPLDKVLIFVGKKLVADDLSSDMCLQGLAVQSLHGDREQCDREEALKDFKESRVRILVATDLASRGLDVHDITHVFNYDFPRNIEEYVHRVGRTGRAGRSGVAVTLVTRDNWRMASELIPMLARAGQEVPEELVLMAERYEKHKKEKDVYSPRGGGRREGGGGRREGGWGRSDGGGGRDRGQNWGF, encoded by the exons ATGTCcgactgggaggaggaggaggaggagggtggcaGCGTTGCTGCCCCAAAGCCCGCGCCGACCGAATGGAAAGCACCGCGTGACGACGGAGTGAGGAACGGAACCGGGTCCGGTCATTCGAGAGGGTGGAGAGCGGACCGTGACGGGGCGGAGTACAGAAGccggggaggcggaggaggcccgTTTCCACGCGGCGCGCAGCGCGGAGGAGCCCAAAGACGAGCCGTTGGTGACGAGAAGTCGGACTCCTTCCTGCCCGTGACGTTCACCGTGGACAAGGCTTTAGTTGGGAGGATAATAG GTCGAGGAGGAGCCAAAATCCGTGAACTTGAGGAGAGATCCGGTGCGAGGATAAAG aTAAACAGCGGCGACTATGAAGGCGAGGTGGTCCTCTTTGGCTCCTCCGCCGCGCAGCAGAAGGCCACGGAGCTGATCAGAGACCTGGTGGCCGATGGCAGCTCTCGATCTCGCAATG ACTATGGAGGAGGAACTGGTGGAGGGGGCTacatgggtggaggaggtgacggaggagcTGGGGATCCCTCGGTCTGGTCTGCTGCAGCGCTAGAGGCTGCAGCGACGGCCCCGGCGCCTCCATCCATAGACTGGAACGACATCCGGGAGAACAAGGACAAGTATGAAGAGCTCAAGTGGAAAG ACTGCCCCCCTCTGAAGAAGAACTTTTACACCGAGGCGGCAAGTGTGTCCGTGCTCACAGCAGAGGAAGTCCGTGAATGGAG GAAAGAAAACCATGACATCTTTGTGGACgacctgaaggaggagggggagaagcgTCCCGTTCCCAGTCCCTGTCGCACCTTTCTGGAGGCCTTTGAGTTTTACCCAGAGATCATGGAAAGTATTGAACACGTTGGCTTCGTCAAACCAACTCCCATCCAG TCCCAGGCGTGGCCGGTGGCCCTGAGTGGCGAGGACCTGATCGCCATCGCGCAGACGGGGACGGGGAAGACTCTGGCCTACCTGCTGCCCGGCTTCATCCACATGGACGGACAGCCTGT GCCTCGGGCGCGGCGCGGCGGTCCAGGCATGTTGGTGCTGACTCCCACCAGAGAGCTCGCCCTGCAGATTGAAACCGAGTGCAGCAAGTATCGCTACAAGGGCTACAAAAG TGTCTGTATCTACGGCGGGGGGGACCGGAGAGCCCAGATCGGCCTGGTGAAGGCCGGCGTGGACATCGTGATCGCCACACCGGGCCGACTAAACGACCTCCAGATGAATGAGCTCATCAATCTTCAGTCCATCACCTACTTG GTGCTGGACGAGGCCGACCGGATGCTGGATATGGGCTTTGAGCCCCAGATTATGAAGATTCTCCTGGACATCCGCCCTGACCGGCAGACCGTCATGACCAG TGCCACCTGGCCCACCGGCGTGAGGCGATTGGCCAAATCCTACCTGAAGAGCCCCATGATGGTTTATGTGGGCACGCTGGACCTCGCG GCCGTCAACACGGTGCAGCAAACCGTGCTGATCGTCCACGAGGAGGACAAAAAGTCCTACGTCTTTGACTTCATCAGGAACATGCTGCCTCTGGATAAAGTCCTCATCTTCGTTGGGAAGAAGCTCGT GGCCGACGACCTGTCGAGCGACATGTGTCTGCAGGGCCTGGCTGTGCAGAGTCTCCATGGTGACCGCGAGCAGTGTGACCGAGAAGAGGCCCTGAAGGACTTCAAAGAAA GCCGCGTTCGCATTCTGGTCGCCACAGACTTGGCGTCCCGAGGGTTGGATGTGCACGACATAACGCACGTCTTCAACTATGACTTCCCTCGGAACATAGAGGAGTACGTCCACCGCGTGGGCCGCACCGGCCGCGCAGG ACGCTCAGGTGTTGCTGTTACCTTGGTAACCAGGGACAACTGGAGAATGGCCTCTGAGCTCATTCCCATGCTGGCGCGAGCCGGACAG GAGGTCCCAGAGGAGCTGGTGCTCATGGCAGAGCGATACGAGAAGCACAAGAAGGAGAAGGACGTGTACAGTcccagggggggagggaggagagaaggcggaggggggaggagagagggagggtgggggaggagcgACGGGGGAGGAGGCCGAGATCGAGGCCAAAACTGGGGTTTCTGA